CTCCCACTAGCTTTCCACTCAAGTGTTGAATTTTTGAAAATGGTATTGGTAGAAAATAAGTTATCGCTCATCTCAATAAAATCGCTGAACTTGTTGGCACTTTTTCCTAGAATTTTATCAATACTTAATTGCCAGGCTGTAAAACTTTTATCGGTTTGACCGGAGTTAACAAAGTTCATAGCCGAAGACAAATAATTTTTAAAATCTGGAAACATCTTAAGGCGCTTTGCAAACATCAAGTTGCAAGTACTAATCATAATACCTTGCTGACTGCTGGTAAATTTTTGACCATTCCAAGCCACTTCAAAAAGCTCCATAAATTCATGAGTTGCCTTTTTATCTTGGTCTTCCATTTGATCTTTAATTTTTTTAAGAAACTCAGTTGGGTCATCCGGGAATACTTTCTTCACTAGTGTTTGCGAAAAAGCATTCTCCATTCCAATGGAAAAGATGAGAACAACAAGAAGAAGTTTGATTTTATTCATTGTATTTATTTTTGTAATCCTATTAAAGCCCAATTATTTTTAGTGATTTTTTTAACCAAATGAAAACCCAATTTTTGTGCGTGCTCAAATAATAAAGGTGTATCCACATCAAAGAATCCACTAATTAACAATTCACCCTTTTCCTCCAATGCAGCATAGTAATGAAACATGTCGTTAAGCAAAATATTTCGATTAATATTGGCCAAAATAATATTGAATTTATGCCCTTTTAAAAGTGCGGCATCTCCAAGTTTAACGCATATCTGTGGACAACTATTTAAAGCACAATTTTCAAGTGAATTTTCATAACTCCAAGAATCATTATCAATAGCCAACACTTCCTTAGCAGTTAGTTTTGCAGCTAAGATTGCCAACACTGAAGTTCCACATCCCATATCAAGCAAACTTTTACCGGCAATATTCATAGCTAGTAATTGCTGCAACATTAAATAGGTGGTTTCGTGATGTCCTGTTCCAAACGACATTTTGGGTTCAATTATAATATCGTATTTTGCTGTGGCTGTTTTTGGATGAAAAGGAGCGCGCACTGTACAAATACCATCCACATCAATAGGTTCAAAATTACTTTCCCAAGAAGCGTTCCAGTTTTGAGCAGGTATTTCCTTTTTTGTGAAAGAAATTTTACATCCGCGCTCCGCATAAGCAGCAAGCAGCTTAGCTAATTTTGCTGCATCAAATAAGCCCTTTTGAATAAATGCTTGCAAGCCGGTATCTAGGTTGACAAAACTTTCAAACCCAACTTCTGCAAGTTCGGCAGTGAGAATATCATCAAAAGGATGAAGTGGCACGAGTTCAAAATTGACTTCAATATAATCCATGCAGCAGTTGAATTTGAGACTTTTGTAGGGATAATCTCAATCGTTCAAATATAAAAGAAAACTTAAATTAGTTTGTTCCTTACTTTTCAACAAAATAGGAACATTCGATTAATTTTAAAGTATAAACTATTACAACTTAAGTGCCTGAATTTAAAATGAATTTGCAATGGCCACAAAGTCCTTCGCTTTTAGAGCTGCACCACCAATAAGTCCACCATCCACATCTGCATTGGCAAAAAGCTCCTTTGCATTTGCGGCATTACAACTCCCACCGTAGAGAATGGAGCAATCTATCGCAACTGCATCTCCATATTTATCGGTCACCACTTCTCGAATAAACTGATGTATTTCTTGCGCTTGGGCTGAACTTGCTGTTACCCCCGTACCAATTGCCCATACCGGTTCATAAGCAATTACAACTTTCGCAAAATCTGCAGAAGCGAGGTGAAAAAGCCCGTTTACCAGTTGATTTTTTATTATTTCAAAATGCTTTCCTGCCTCCCGCTCTGCCAATGTTTCGCCACAACAAAAGATAGGATTAAGATTATTTGTCAAAACTTGTCCCAGCTTTTTCACCAACAATTCATCGGTCTCGTGAAACATCGCACGTCTTTCTGAATGCCCAAGAATTACATAGGTAACGCCTAAACTAGAGATCATTTTTGCCGATACTTCACCGGTATAGGCACCTGCACTTTCGCTTGCGCAATTTTGAGCTCCAACAGAAATGCTGCTATTGGAAGGAATTTTAGCATGCACTTCCATTATAAATGGAAAGGATGGGCATAGAACCAATTCAACTCCATCAGGAGTATTTGCAGCAAATTCTTTTACTACATCAGAAGCCAACAACTGGGCTTCTGCAAAAGTTAAATTCATTTTCCAGTTACCGGCCACTATTTTCTTTCTCATGAGGATTGTATTTGTAGGTTACAAAGTAAAGAAATTTGAAATTATAGTGCGCATACTCGTTTCAGGAAAAAAATGCTTGCTGCATCAATTTTATTTACTTTCGCAATCCGTGTAAAGCGTAGCCAATAATAAATCATATCTTTATTTCCGGTGAAAAAGGAAAAAATTAAACTCATCTATATTATCTCGGATATCGACCGTGCCATTGCATTTGAGTGGGTAGTTGAAAATATAGACCGAAGTAAATTCGAGCTTGAATTCGTATTGATAAATTCCTCCGAATCTTATTTTAAAAATTATTTGAGTAAAAAAGCGGTACCCTTTTATTTAGTAGAGGCCAAATCAAAAAAACAGTATCCGGCAGCGCTTCTTTCCCTAATTAATCATTTGAGAAAATCAAAAGCCGACATGGTGCATACCCACCTGTTTACTGCCTCCCTACTCGGTTTAACCGCAGCACGAATTTGTGGCATAAAAAAAAGAATTCACACGCGACACCATGCTTCTCAGCATCACATGTACCACCCCAATGCCATAAAATACGATAGGTGGATTAATTTTATATCCACAAAAATAATTGCTATCACTGAAAATGTGAAAAACATTTTAATACAACAAGAAGGAGTTAAAAAAGATAAAATAGTAATTGTTCACCATGGTTTTGATTTAGATTTTTTTTCATCTGTATCTGCCGATCGTATCCAAGCTATAAAAAACAAATACAATGCTTCACAACAGTATCCAATAATTGGTGTTGTTTCGCGTTATACTTGGTGGAAAGGGGTACAACACATTATTCCGGCTTTTAAAAAGCTATTAGTTGATTTTCCAAATGTAAAATTAGTATTGGCAAATACGAATGGTAACGATGCTTTGCGTATTAAAGAATTGCTGAAACAAATTCCTTCCACAAATTTTCTTGAAGTTGAATTCGAATACGACAATGCAGCACTCTATCACTTATTTGATGTGTTTGTGCATGTACCTATTAATGCGCATGCAGAAGCATTTGGACAAACCTATGTAGAAGCCTTAGCAGCCGGAATTCCTTCTGTATTTACCCTTTCGGGAATTGCACATGATTTTATTGTTGACAAAAAAAATGCGGTGGTGGTAGACTATGAAAAGGAAGAAGAAATTTATGATGGTATGAAACTTATACTTCAAAATAAGGAACTGAAAAGCACCCTAATAAAAAATGGATTGAACGATGTCACTCAACTCTTCTCCTTAAAAACCATGATTTCTGAACTTGAAAAAATTTATCTTGAAAAATAAAACTAAGGCATATTCTAAAATTAAAACCAGCTTCATTGCATCTATTAAAATCCTTGAAGATACTACTGCAGGCTCATTAACGATAGGGATGAAATTATTTGCTTGCGTGCTGCTATTTCAATTTTTTATGCTATCACAAAGAGTAAGTGCTTCTCATGTGTTGCCTCATAAAAGTACTGAAGATTATTTTACTCCCGATTACCTGCGTTTTGAAAACATTATCTATAAAGAAAATATTAAAACGGTTCAACTTGCTCCATCAGGCGCAGAACTTGCCTTTCCAATTATTGAATTAAACGGCGAAGATAAATTGCAATTGAGTTTTGACGATTTGGATGCCGATCGAAAAACATATAATTATACCTTGATACACTGCGATGCCTCATGGAACCCAACGAATATGGTGCGCAGTGATTACCTTTCCGGATTTAATGACGAACTTATTACAGACTATAAATTTTCATTTAATTCCATTCAACGTTACACCCATTTTAATTTAGTATTTCCAACAGACGGAATAAAAATTACAAAATCAGGCAATTACATTATTAAAGTTTTTCAAGATTACGATGAACAAAATGTGGTGCTTACGCGTAGATTTTTGGTGTACGATAAAAAAGTGGATGTTGTGGGAAGTGCCAAAGTTGCAACAATTATTAACGACCGCTATACAAAACAAGAAGTAGATTTTAACATTAATAATCCCGATTTTGAAATTAACGACCCTTTCGAAAATTTAAAAGTTACGCTGCTTCAAAATCAGCGTTTCGACAATGCCATCACTTCACTCAAGCCAACATTTACGAAACCCGGACAATTGGTTTACGATTATGATGAAGGCAACGTTTTTAATGGCGGAAATGAGTTTCGCTATTTTGAAGATAAAGTTTTTAACGCACCTAATGAACGCATCAGTCGCTTTGTTTTTGATGAAAAAAAGCAAAACAATGTGTATCTCCTTCCGGAAGAAAAAAGAGCATTTAAGCGTTATAGTTCTATGCGCGACATCAATGGGAGTTATGTTATTCGCACCTTAGCGGGATATGATGGTGACACGGATGGAGATTATGCCTATGTTCATTTTTCTTTACCATGCGTTGAACCCTTGCAAAATGCGGAGGTATATGTTTTTGGTGCCCTTAGCAATTGGAATTATTTGCCCGAGTTTAAAATGAATTACGACACTACTTTTTCAACTTATGTGGCGAGTCCATATTTAAAACAAGGGTATTACAATTATTCCTACGTGGTTTTGAAAAACGGAGAAACAATTGCAGATGAAAGTACCTTCGAAGCCAATCATTACGAAACAGAAAACGATTATTATATTTTGGTTTACTACAAAACATTCGGCACTTATTATTATCAGTTAATCGGTTATAAACGATTAAACAGCACAGGAAAATAAAAAATGTAAATTGTTAAAATTGCTTCCAATCCCTTTTAAGAACAAAAATCTGTTAAGAAAATTTCGATGGTTACTTGTGTGAAAGAAAAACTTATTGCTATTATTGCTGCCGAAGTTTTACATTCGAATGGTAACAGAAATTACAAAAGGCATCCGCATCTCAGTAAATACGCGCTATCAGGAAGAATTTTCCAGTCCTGATAACCTGCATTTTATTTTTTCTTACCACATCATAATTGAAAATCAAAATGAATTTGCAGTGCAATTGCTACGCAGGCATTGGTATATTTTTGATAGTTCAGGTGAACAATCGGAAGTAGAAGGTGAAGGCGTTGTGGGTGAACAACCGGTATTACAACCAGGTCAAATTTATGAATACGAAAGTGCTTGTAATTTAAATACCGATTTGGGCAAAATGCATGGAACCTACACTATGGTGCGTCAATCGGATGGAGCCTATTTTGAAGTATTGATTCCCGAATTTCAGTTGATAGTTCCTTATAAATTGAATTAATTTTTCACTGCCGGATTTTTTTAAATCTAAAGTCAAAACTCAGACAAACCTTCATAAGCTTTGCTAAATTCGATTTTCGCTGCATGTCGCAAACCAACTGGTGTCGCGTAAAATCATGCGGATTAAATTCCTTATGTGCACCTTCTTGTAAGCCAATGTATTGATTTAAACTTACGATTCCCATTCCAATCAAAATCATAAGCTGAAGAAAAAAATTGCGTTTGTTCTTGTTATCATAATCCAATGCCAAAACCATTTCATACACTTTTTGCAATTGGTTTTCGAATTCTTGTTTGGTTTGCCTCATATCCTTTGATGCCGTTGCAAAGGTTGAAATTCCATTCATACTATCCTTCCACACATCAAAAATATCGTTCACCTGTTGCAGCAAACTTCCCAATTCATATATGCAATCGTGTTCTTTTTGCCCCAATGGATTTGAGAGTGTGATACGGTAAAATAAATGCGAGAGGCCACCTTTGTCGCTGCTGATTTTCTTTAATTCTTGCGCAGATAAATTTGAATTGATTTGCTTTTCGGTTTCAATTTGAACCTTGTAAATATGAAGAAACATTGCATCAAAATCCTTTTTATCTTCCAAGTTCTGATGCACTTGTTGCAGAAAAAATAAAAATAATCTATCAACTGAATTTTCTGCCGCATAGGAGAAAGGATTGTCCATCATTTCCATTACGCGGGCATTTTTACGCTTGGGGTGATCAAAAAAATCATCGTACAAACCGGTAAGAGCTCCTTGAAAAGTAAGTACTTTTCGTTCCCTTTCAGTCATTTTACTTCCTCGCAGCGTACAATAGTTTTCGCCAACTATTGCAACAACAAAAAGCGCATAATAATTTCTGATCTTAGCAAAATCGGCTGCTTCAAGACTTCCATCATTGGATTTTTGGGCAGCTGCTAAATGTGGTTCGAGATATTTTTTGAGGTAGTTTCTTTGTCGGTTAAGCTGCGCTACAAGCTTAGCCGAAACTCTAACATAAGGAAAAAAATTACGCCACATCCTACTCATCTCCTCACTGCTGACGCTTGCAATTATTTAAGTAAATACATTTTGCCCCAGCCCTTTTTAAAATAACCATCGGCTTGTGTTTCACGTTTTTCGATGTTCTCAGAATTTAGTTTTGTAACGGTGCGGTAAAAATAAACTCCGTTGGCCAATTGATCGCCAAAGTTATCTTTCCCATCCCAGGCATATTGGGTGATGTTTCTTCCAATGTGAATCGGCCCCAATTCATCTTGAAAAATTTCTCGAACAACTTTCCCACTGATAGTCATAATTTGGATTCTAAAATTTTGCGGAATTTCACTTCCCGTTAAGGTAAACACAAAGCGTGTAGAGGTACTAAACGGATTCGGATAATTCATCACTTCGGTGATACTCGATTTGTTTACTACTTCAAAACTGATTCGATAATCAATATCACCTGAACGGTTATTGGATTTGTCGCGTGCTTGAACGATTAATTGATACACACCATCTTCACTCAGATTGGGGCTATATTCCACTTTACATCTATTATCCGGCAACTGAGCAGGGATAAAACGTAGTGAAGCCCCATCAAATGGAATCAACACATCGGCATTTTGATTGGGATAGCGAATAAACACTTTAAATAACACAGAAGTATCCAAAGCCAAATAATTGCTTTCATCCTTTAATTGAACCGAAATGGCAGGTTTTGCAGAAACTAAATCTCCATCCAAAATATGCACCCCGTCAAAAGTTACATCCAACAATGGATTCACTTTATCCTTTGTAGCCGTAAATTCTTTTAAAGCAAAATTATTAAAGTGAAATTGCTCCGCTTGATCGTAGTTAGCACTTCCTGTTTTAATTGGATTTGCTTCCATAAATAAGGTATTTATTCCATCAAAACCTAATGTTGAGAAGGCAATGCTGGCAACTAATGTATCGTGAGCAAGTAATTTTTTGTAGCGTTGCGACTTGAGTTCATGAATCACTCTGTTTTTATCAACCAGCCAAAAACGA
This portion of the Bacteroidota bacterium genome encodes:
- a CDS encoding triose-phosphate isomerase, with translation MRKKIVAGNWKMNLTFAEAQLLASDVVKEFAANTPDGVELVLCPSFPFIMEVHAKIPSNSSISVGAQNCASESAGAYTGEVSAKMISSLGVTYVILGHSERRAMFHETDELLVKKLGQVLTNNLNPIFCCGETLAEREAGKHFEIIKNQLVNGLFHLASADFAKVVIAYEPVWAIGTGVTASSAQAQEIHQFIREVVTDKYGDAVAIDCSILYGGSCNAANAKELFANADVDGGLIGGAALKAKDFVAIANSF
- the apaG gene encoding Co2+/Mg2+ efflux protein ApaG; this encodes MVTEITKGIRISVNTRYQEEFSSPDNLHFIFSYHIIIENQNEFAVQLLRRHWYIFDSSGEQSEVEGEGVVGEQPVLQPGQIYEYESACNLNTDLGKMHGTYTMVRQSDGAYFEVLIPEFQLIVPYKLN
- the prmA gene encoding 50S ribosomal protein L11 methyltransferase; this encodes MDYIEVNFELVPLHPFDDILTAELAEVGFESFVNLDTGLQAFIQKGLFDAAKLAKLLAAYAERGCKISFTKKEIPAQNWNASWESNFEPIDVDGICTVRAPFHPKTATAKYDIIIEPKMSFGTGHHETTYLMLQQLLAMNIAGKSLLDMGCGTSVLAILAAKLTAKEVLAIDNDSWSYENSLENCALNSCPQICVKLGDAALLKGHKFNIILANINRNILLNDMFHYYAALEEKGELLISGFFDVDTPLLFEHAQKLGFHLVKKITKNNWALIGLQK
- a CDS encoding glycosyltransferase family 4 protein, with amino-acid sequence MKKEKIKLIYIISDIDRAIAFEWVVENIDRSKFELEFVLINSSESYFKNYLSKKAVPFYLVEAKSKKQYPAALLSLINHLRKSKADMVHTHLFTASLLGLTAARICGIKKRIHTRHHASQHHMYHPNAIKYDRWINFISTKIIAITENVKNILIQQEGVKKDKIVIVHHGFDLDFFSSVSADRIQAIKNKYNASQQYPIIGVVSRYTWWKGVQHIIPAFKKLLVDFPNVKLVLANTNGNDALRIKELLKQIPSTNFLEVEFEYDNAALYHLFDVFVHVPINAHAEAFGQTYVEALAAGIPSVFTLSGIAHDFIVDKKNAVVVDYEKEEEIYDGMKLILQNKELKSTLIKNGLNDVTQLFSLKTMISELEKIYLEK
- a CDS encoding DUF5103 domain-containing protein; protein product: MKNKTKAYSKIKTSFIASIKILEDTTAGSLTIGMKLFACVLLFQFFMLSQRVSASHVLPHKSTEDYFTPDYLRFENIIYKENIKTVQLAPSGAELAFPIIELNGEDKLQLSFDDLDADRKTYNYTLIHCDASWNPTNMVRSDYLSGFNDELITDYKFSFNSIQRYTHFNLVFPTDGIKITKSGNYIIKVFQDYDEQNVVLTRRFLVYDKKVDVVGSAKVATIINDRYTKQEVDFNINNPDFEINDPFENLKVTLLQNQRFDNAITSLKPTFTKPGQLVYDYDEGNVFNGGNEFRYFEDKVFNAPNERISRFVFDEKKQNNVYLLPEEKRAFKRYSSMRDINGSYVIRTLAGYDGDTDGDYAYVHFSLPCVEPLQNAEVYVFGALSNWNYLPEFKMNYDTTFSTYVASPYLKQGYYNYSYVVLKNGETIADESTFEANHYETENDYYILVYYKTFGTYYYQLIGYKRLNSTGK